Proteins encoded together in one Fibrobacter sp. UWP2 window:
- a CDS encoding FISUMP domain-containing protein, protein MFLKKTATLIAAFSVSCILTACGSSTKSDDTDPTDQYTAVDTYDDLGLCAKSNDGDSVYVKEENKYVYCADGFWAEFTVEDKQEGGSASSGKLNIYFPADDTLRTLSQLSSCTYSYDSTVVFIASLNTYMICLDYEWMEYKPKTPSSSSSSSAGSSKVDTISTISKITSYKCNSSSEGNLIYVEDDEMTLVCEDGSWTEHVTWGSSSSSYRYSSSSYKRSSSSSLTREDVLGECTPTNEGVVKMDSSDLIGYSSTYNYVCRSGLWIAASQLYLDTLGWTAGMDGTLKEGLWSAYSYKPFSENCLASNVSYSHKVYIYDGHWRAADTLSICFQKGCTSAKTGTVNTWNGYTYSCNGTNWVPKTLYSMGNKKYFNADVSYGSLTDERDGKVYKTVTIGTQTWMAENLNFADSIKVESLQGGYSRCYAVSADTTCDIGGRFYYWNAAMKVSSTYNSKRLTAPLLDTISHQGLCPSGWHVPDTTEWGVLRKSVNNDASLLKSAGVWPFYRDSVKVATNTTGFSAVPAGYEAGSDGGYYANFCTATQYSSYSDESYVITLSYGTNYMSFRRDDKIDTCNLRCIKNTVSAPASSSSVPASSDSAPESSTSTPESDSSTPESDSSAPESSSSATEDVDE, encoded by the coding sequence AAAACAAGTACGTTTACTGCGCAGACGGATTTTGGGCTGAATTCACTGTCGAGGACAAGCAAGAGGGCGGTTCCGCATCTTCGGGCAAGTTGAACATTTATTTCCCCGCCGACGATACGCTCCGCACACTTTCCCAGTTGAGCTCCTGCACATACAGCTACGACAGCACTGTGGTGTTCATCGCCTCTCTCAACACGTACATGATTTGCCTTGACTACGAATGGATGGAATACAAGCCCAAGACTCCGTCGTCGTCCTCCTCGTCGTCGGCGGGTTCGTCGAAGGTCGACACCATCTCGACGATTTCCAAGATTACCTCGTACAAGTGCAATTCCTCTAGCGAGGGCAACTTGATTTACGTCGAGGACGACGAGATGACCTTGGTTTGTGAAGACGGGTCGTGGACTGAGCACGTGACTTGGGGTTCTTCTTCCAGTTCTTACCGCTATAGCTCTTCTTCTTATAAGAGGTCCTCGAGCTCTTCGCTCACTAGGGAAGATGTCCTTGGCGAATGCACTCCGACCAACGAGGGCGTTGTCAAAATGGATTCCTCGGACCTCATTGGTTATTCCAGTACCTACAACTATGTTTGCCGCTCGGGTCTGTGGATTGCAGCCTCCCAGCTGTACCTGGACACCTTGGGCTGGACTGCCGGTATGGACGGCACCTTGAAAGAGGGACTGTGGTCTGCTTACTCGTACAAGCCGTTCTCCGAGAACTGCCTTGCTTCCAATGTTTCGTATAGCCACAAGGTGTACATTTACGACGGGCACTGGCGCGCTGCCGACACCTTGTCGATTTGCTTCCAAAAAGGTTGTACTTCGGCCAAGACCGGAACCGTGAATACATGGAACGGCTACACCTACTCGTGCAACGGTACTAACTGGGTGCCCAAGACACTGTACAGCATGGGCAACAAAAAGTACTTTAATGCCGACGTGAGTTATGGTTCGCTTACAGACGAGCGTGACGGCAAGGTCTACAAAACGGTGACCATCGGCACCCAGACTTGGATGGCCGAGAATTTGAACTTTGCCGACTCCATCAAGGTGGAATCACTGCAGGGCGGCTACAGCCGTTGCTATGCAGTTTCTGCCGATACTACCTGTGACATTGGTGGTCGCTTCTATTACTGGAACGCTGCCATGAAGGTTTCTTCCACATACAACAGCAAGCGCTTGACTGCACCGCTTTTGGATACCATCAGCCACCAGGGATTGTGCCCCTCGGGTTGGCATGTCCCCGATACTACGGAATGGGGTGTGTTGAGAAAGTCCGTGAACAACGACGCTTCGCTTTTGAAGAGCGCCGGCGTCTGGCCCTTCTACCGCGATTCTGTGAAGGTGGCGACCAATACGACGGGTTTCTCGGCTGTTCCTGCCGGGTACGAAGCCGGTTCCGATGGCGGCTATTACGCCAATTTCTGCACGGCGACGCAGTATTCCTCGTATAGTGACGAAAGCTACGTGATTACCCTGAGCTATGGGACGAATTACATGTCCTTTAGGCGCGATGACAAGATCGACACCTGTAACCTGCGCTGCATAAAGAATACGGTGTCTGCGCCTGCGAGCAGTTCTTCTGTTCCGGCGAGTAGCGATTCTGCTCCGGAAAGCAGTACTTCTACCCCGGAAAGCGATTCTTCTACCCCGGAAAGCGATTCTTCTGCCCCGGAGAGTTCTTCATCTGCAACTGAGGACGTGGACGAATAA